The following DNA comes from Pedobacter cryoconitis.
CTGCACCGTTCTGTAATTTACAAGTATCTACGCGCAACGTCGCCCATCTTTCCTGAACCAGGTACCTGGAGGAAAGTTTTTCCCATTTTTTAATCTCCATTCGTTTGTATTGTATCAGACGTGCTGTTTTAAAAAATCTGTAACTGTTTTTTGACGGCTCAGATTGTTCATGTTTACCACATGATGTTTTACTTCCAGGGTCTGATAAGTCAGCTGCAATTTTTCTGCAACAGACTTATTTTCTTCAGTCAGTAGTGCAGGATTGAATTTGAGGTAAAGTACCTGTGAAAGAAATTCAAGCTTTTCTGAAGGAAAATTTTTCTCCGTCAGAAAAGCCATGAAATCTGTTGCATCACAAGCGACCAGATCTGAAAACAGGATTCCGAAATCGGATTCCAGCATTTCATTCAAACCATTGTCGGCCTCTTCCAGTCTGCCTTCCTGCTTTAATCCCAGGATTCTTGCTATTGCCTGTCCGAGTTTTTGAATCTCGGCAGTTATTAAATCTCTTTTATACATAGTTTACCAGCTTCCACTACTACCGCCACCACCGAAACTACCACCGCCGAAGCCACCAAATCCGCCGCCGCCACTACTGCCGCCACCGCCGCCCCAGCCACCGCCAGAACTTCTGCCGCTGCCTAATAACGCGCCCCAGAATAAAGCTTCTCCAACACCACGGCCGCCAATCACCTGGCCACCATCTCCGCCACCACCTTTTCTGATGATAATAATGATAACAACAACGATGATAATAATAACTAATATCCCACCAGAGCCACCGCCTTTTTTGGCTGCTCTCGGGTTATCATTTTTATATTCGCCTTTGGTATATTTGATAATAGCTGTAGTACCCGCATCCAGTCCGGCATAATAATCGCCAGCTTTAAATGCAGGTTTAATTTCATTTTCAATAATCCGCTTGG
Coding sequences within:
- a CDS encoding TPM domain-containing protein, whose translation is MKKILIALFLTVLCTGAFAQDYPAKPNTLVNDYTGTLSESQKQQLESKLVAFDDSTSTQIAIAIVKSVGEYDINEYALGLGRSWGVGGAKNSNGVMIVVALGDRKIAMQTGYGVEGVLPDIITKRIIENEIKPAFKAGDYYAGLDAGTTAIIKYTKGEYKNDNPRAAKKGGGSGGILVIIIIVVVIIIIIRKGGGGDGGQVIGGRGVGEALFWGALLGSGRSSGGGWGGGGGSSGGGGFGGFGGGSFGGGGSSGSW